gatctatcatgtgaggctcttgAAACATGAGTTGTAGACACAGTCTTCTTTGGActttcctcatcttgacttcctttaaaaaaaatgatatcttttgataAGGTGCCAACGGATGATGAGTTtttaagttccataccttgggaagtcatataccccaaacccgtACGATCacaactaaatttttgaaaactcaacatctcttctagtttctgtgttgttgttttttcttgaaccttttctaattccttttctaatgcaattttttgatctcttaatcttgctatttcaatatcagaaattttgaatgtcttagaaaagttatttttctcactctctatattagtgaatttcttgtacagcttcttgttgagtttctttaatttgatcacttcttcacacacattaTTGTAAacttcttgtaaactcaactcatgatcatccacaatTAGAGCAACCTCCAAAtcactattgtcatcatcactttcagattttgttagcacaatatcagaaaaatcattaacaacagtagaaaaagccacaaaagtattgtcataatcagatTATGAACTTaaagtttcagattctgaactatcactaagtgtgacattcaatacttttcccttacttttcttaaaatttggacattcaattcttatatgatcataaccagaacattcatgacactttattttatcagatttttctttattccatttttcaaaataatttttccttgcaaaaaattctttacctctttttttctttccactatactttttattaaacatgaattttctgaacgttcttactatgagatctatatcctcattattaagattttcttcatcagaaaaatcatcttgatttttttctatagtttttaaggcaatagacttacattttcttgcttgaggaagcgaagatcatacgtttgtaaagaacctaccagttcttctacccttattgcatcaagatctttactttcttcaatagcggtaactttgggtcaaaatctttcaggtaaagaccttagaatttTCCTCACGATtcttgaatcctccaccttcttgccgagattaaacctgaaattcacaatatcattcagtttagcttaaaaataattaaaattttcatcttccaacattttaatctcttcaaattttgaggttagcatttgcaattttgaattttttactattcatgtgccttcatgtgtaacctccaaaatatcccaaacttctttagcaatctcacacatggagattcttttaaatttttcagaggataccgccatgaaaatattgttaagttctttgctattcaaattgcaattatTGATTTCATCTTTcgtccaagcatctatagatgtctcgggtttagtccatcctcgttcaaccgaataccatacacgttcatctaaaagcttgagaaaagccctcatacgaacttttcaataagcatagtttttcCCATCAAAGTATGGTGGAACGTATAATGACGTCGACATAATCTACAATGGCACagatcacactcgaatgagtgaaccacggtttgataccaattgaaatttCCAACGTACCCCtataaaaccacgaaattgtctaccaattttcttgaacaaataagttagatctcaattatcaagattatgaaacgaatcaaatactttaaaataaataatcaaacttgcaagacacaacgattagTTACGAAggaaaaccctttaaagaactctttaaaggtaaaactctACGAGGCAGCCAAATCCagaaaagtcaatcttattatttgaagaacaattacaagcaataatcaattacaaaacttttacaattcgactctcttacttccCTAGACAAACAACCCGTtggtcttctaccgcagtagcagccagaacctctggcgatcttcaaatgttgacttcccttctagaactctagaggctgaaatccaatcgatattccttcacactcaaagcatgatcacactcaagaagatatgaaaaaccccatgaaaattctcaagtgaattttctctcataaatgttcagaatatcctctctaaAATTCATGGCTCAAAGTctttgaaaagatacaaaactgaatccctttaaatagaaagtctggaaaaaGTTCTAGTTACAGTAGGACTCTACTGACgattagcaacagacgcgaaaatgtgttccgacggactgttaacatttcgcgataacatcttctgttattgactgaactctgttcagctttcttctggataaataccaatcttccagaactcgattttaacctcaaagacttatctaaacaatacCTAAGACTtttagatagactcaatattgtttagatacaaatcaatacttattttacattcatttaaatttaatcaaataatgataagataaaccttatcattcatccaaatttaatcaaataatgataagataaaccttatcatttagtcatttaATCCTacccaatttttgcctttacaatgtAAAATGTGTGGAATCCGGTAAAAGGAGTTAAATTCTTTGAGTTGGGGGATAATTTCTTTTTAGCACAATTTGCTGACaaacttgattaaaaaaatgtgattttttcgCAATGGTCCTTTGTTCTTTGATAGATTTCTTATTCCGTTGCAAGAGTGGAAAGGAAACTTTTAGTCCTCTAAGATCCTCATGACTTCCGCTACTTTGTAGATTCCATTGTATGATCTTCCTCTGAAAGGAATGATTGGTAGAGTTGTTCGTATGATTGAGGAATCTATTGATGAGGTTGAAGATGTTGACTTATTGGAAGAATCTCCTAGCTGTGGGTAATTTTCTAGGGTGTGAGTCCGATTGAATATAAGTAATCAATTACcatgttttaaacaaatatatctaGGGGAGTCAAAAACCATTTGTCACGGGTTGTAATATAGAAAACTCTCAAATTTCTGTTACTGTTGTGGTAGATTGGGTCATGCTCATCGAGATTGTGATATGTGGTTCCAAAATAAGGacttgcaaccattaaaatttTGAGCTGGAACTCTTGTGGGCTTGGGAATTCAATGGAAATTTGTTTCGTTCATGATTAAGTCTGAAGGAAagattttgctttgttttttgttaTGGAAACCGAATCTATAGCTTGTCATTTGGaaaagttgaaattttcttttgatttctcTAGTTGTATTGCTGTGAATTGGGAGGGTCACAGCAGAGGTGTTGTATTGTTTTGGCGCAATGACATTGACTTAGAGCTTTTATCATATTCGAAACATCACTTTGATGCTTGAGTCATTGATGTTAATAAAGGTTGTAAATGGAGAATCACTACAGTCTATGGTCATCCTGAACTATGACGTAGGAGAAAAATTTGGATGTTGTTGAAATATCTTGATGGCTTGGTCACTGGTCTTTGGTTATActttggagattttaatgagctcATTTTGAATTAGGGGAGGTAGTGCACATCCAGAATGGCAGATGCAAGGCTTCCAAAATGTGTTggattattatcattttaaagGGTTAGCTTTGAATGGATCTTTTTCACATGGAGTAATATGCGTATAGGGGCTAATAACATCCAGGAGAGGCTTGACAGATTTGTAACAAATTCAAAATGGTTGGCACTGTACCAGGATAACAAGGTCAGTAATAGGGGTGGGCAGTGAgcccctccctcccccccccccccccggctaCCCCGCCCCCGTCCGCCCCGCCTCCACATGGGCGGACAGGGTACCCCGCACCGCACATGCCGGGGCGAGGTCTCCCACCCCGCATGAAATATACTAAGCGGGGGCGCGGGGGCCGGCAGGGCTCAACCCCGCCCCGCTTTTCCCCCGCTCCgctttttatgttattagtttttaaattattattatatatataaattttaatttatgatttaattatataataatattatttttagacacaaaaattttttttaaacccattGAAATATAAGATTCTTGAagtgggcggggggcggggcggATAGggtgttcgccccgcccccccgGCATTGGAGGGGGGGGCCCGCCCCCGCCTTACGGGGGCAGGGTATAGGATGAAATTTTCATcccccgcatatgcgggggccgggtgcggggaaggggtgcccccgccccgcatgatgcgggtagcacccctagtcaGTAATATATGCATCTCGTACTCTAATCATAAttgcatttcatttcattctatttgatctcatttcattttcttttcaaacatcatccaaacacaaatactttcaaattaataattacaactttcctaaaatttcaaataaaaaataaaaaacaattcaactttttcaaatttcaaaacaaattaaaataatgtataTGACCCCCATGACTTTGTGTAGTGTATAGCcttttattattactatttttaataCCTGGTTTGGATTATATGTAACCTCCAGATATTTGGTCGTAACTATAGTATTCCTCCGCATAAGTGAATGCTCTCAATAAAATTAGGGTACTATcctctttaaaagaaaatgtaaaaattatattataacaatattttaattttataatattgttataaaatttttgctttttatattataacaaaatacttatatttaatttacagcaaaaattatattcaactttttctttcttctttctcaaaatctaataaatacttataactcaaactatcttactaatatttacaaaccatcttactaactatttataaaattctcatctcattcctgAAGCAACATCCCCTAATTCTTAATACACTTGAATCTATTAGCCATCAATGGAAACAAAAGAAGCATTTTCGATTTGAAGCCATGTGGGTCAGGGTGTAAGGGGGTTATTTCTAATTCATGGAATTTAGTGGGGAATTCTCCTAGTGTTTAGAATTTGCATAGTATTAATGCTCATTGTAGTTGTGCTTTGGAGTGTAGAAAGTAGATCAATTTGGAAATATTAGGACTCAATTgtatgaaaaagaagagaattgAGTAAACTAATGCTAGGCCCCTCTTTAACTTCTTTAATTTACTAATGGAATGAGAAGAATTCATGTGGCAGGAGAGGTCTAGGCTTTATGGTTGCATTCATGGGATCAAAACTCAAAGTTCTTTCATAAGAATTAACACAATGAAGGACTAGGAATTTTATTTCTCACTTGAGGGATGATTTGGGTGTTAGGATAGAGGGTTTGGAAATGGAGCCTATTGTTTTGGCATATTTTTTCAGAGTCATTTACCACTTCAAACCCGAGTTGTATGGATTTGGGTGATTAATATTTTGCAACCAAAGGTTACAGCATCTATCAATGCTGATCTTTTAAGGCAATATTCTATGGAGCAAGTTCAGCTTGATTTGTTTCTAATGCAACCTATGAAAGCACCAAGGCCTGATGGTATGCCTCCTATTTTCCACCAAAGATATTGGCATAATGTGGGGGACTTAAGGGTACGTTTGGGTAGTAAAGTGATCTCAGGTgatctgtgaataataatagtaaaaacgtaataataaaatattaaatagttgtgaattgtaataaaaagtagagaaaatgagatgaaaagtaataataaattaataaataatgaatGTCGGTGAACTTTAATATGAGCAAAATCCATGATAAGGTAGAATTAATGAAGTTTCATTAAAACAGTTATATTGAAATTGGGCTTTGACCAAAGATGGGCCGGGGTGCCTTACACCTTCGTTTACTGCTTTAAGAGGTCTTCGACAAGGTGATTTTTTATCATCTTATCtatttgttttgagaaaaatatagttgtaatcataattatgcattaatatgtacatcaatgtgatgtgattgattaaaaagtagattttattgaaaacagtgttaatttaaattttaaatatgaatgaatcagtattggtacacagattagtacacgactatgtttgtatatagcaaaactcatttgttttgtgtgatgaGGGCTTATTTGCTCTTCTTCAAAATGCAAAGCAACGACCTTTGATTCGGGGCATCAAGGTGTGTAATCCAAATTAAGACTCAACTTTTGAAAAAACCATGCTAGTTTTTAATCATTCAATCTCACTATTTAAGTACTCTCATCTTGAAGTACTTTTCTTAATCTTTATATGTTACTCTGCCCCGCAaaatatgcattatatatacaaaatattaatcattaacttaataaatatttttgtcacaaataatatatatatatatatatatatatatatttagtgaaATTGGATCCCACTTTTTGAATAATGTCaggttttttatttctttttccttccctcTTCTTATGTTAGACGTTTCATGGGTGTTAACAAGGCAGTCCGAGATCTCGTTTTACCATAATTTCATGAACTCGGGCTAGTGAAAATTACAATACTATTGCTTGTACGTGTTGATCATCATACGTAGATCACCCGCATGCATGAATCTTTTGACTCAACTTCATACACTTCGTTCTGCATTTCAATCTTTCCCCTGCATGCATGGTGTCTGTCCTCGAAGACCAAGAAAACAAGCAAATTTCTCCAACTACattaaaaggaaagacaaaagaaaTTGACAACTATCCCTCGTACATGTTTTCAATACAAGTTATTTTTCAGATTCAttaatgttatttataattttattttttattcaatattattataatttatataatttgttgcTAACGACGTGGCATTCATTTTGAACAGTTTCCAAAATTCATTGGTTGTGACGTATTTTACGCATGCCAATATTTCCCCAATAcggtactagctagctagctaactcGGCCTTGTCTTGGTATAAAAAAATCTCAGCCCTAcattttatctctaaataaAAGACACAGTTAATGtggttttctatttcttttcacCACATTAAAAGACACAATTTATTCGACATATATATCTCTAGCAACATCAGACGGCGGCACTACCTAGGTGAAACCGTGCACTAGGAGGATAACTTAGGAGGTTAACGATGGAACAGAATTAGGTGAAACCGTGCATTCTAATTTGGTGAGATTGCATAACGGCCATCATCAAGTAATTGGTTTCAAATTTTAATGGTGTTGAGCTCAGTGCACTccactatatatttatcaaaccaaacaaaaccaaaatatCGTACGAATCGAAGAACTCAGCACGGATCTCCCATACAACATCAGACGAAacaaatattttgtataaagtACAAGCAGATCATAGCCAATATATATGGGTTTGAAATTGAATATTGCAACCCTATTGGTTCTTTTAATTTTCACAACATCGGCGGCCAATGCCCAACCGACTGTCTTTAATGTTGTGAAAAAGTACGGAGGAAAGGTTAATGAAGATATCACCTTGGTATGTAAGCATGAATCCCAATCTACTTGTTACTTTAGATCTAAAAAATACATGTTTTCTCGTAATTTCTTCATGCTCTAATTGAACTAACTTTCATGATACATTCTGCATGTAGCCCTTGACAAATGCTTGGAAGGATGCATGTGCAACGCAGGGCGGAAGTAAAGTTGTGGTACCAGCTGGGACATACAGGTTGGGCCCAGTACAGTTAAACGGTCCATGCAAAAGCCCAATTGAGCTTAAAGTTAGAGGCACTTTACAGGCCCCAGGAGACCTTAGTTTCTTCAAGTGGGGCAGTTGGGTTAGTTTTTTACGTGTCGACCAATTAACTTTATCAGGCAATGGAACTTTTGATGGCCAAGGAAAATCTGTTTGGGGTAAATACGGCGGTGCCCTCCCAATTGTAAGTTCATGACTTCTATCTTTAACTAATCTTTGCCTTATATACAATATATGCCATTCTCATAAAACTTACCCCTAAGAAATATTTACACTAATTTTGTGGAGCTTGAcaatgtttgaaaaatgaacaGAACATAAGGTTTGACTTCATCACCAATTCAATTATTCGGGGCATAACATCGTTGGACAGCAAACAGTTCCATTTGCATGTTTTTGCATGCAAAAATGTTACCCTATTGCACTTAAATATTAGAGCACCTGGAGATAGCCCCAACACTGATGGAATCCACATGGGACGATCAACTAGAATCCGTATAATAGATTCCAAAATCGGAACCGGCGATGATTGTATCTCTCTTGGTGATGGAAACCAAGATATACTTATCCAGAAAGTAACCTGTGGACCTGGTCATGGGATCAGCATAGGAAGTCTTGGTAGGTATGAGAATGAAGAACCTGTGGTTGGGGTCAAAGTTCTTGATTGCAAACTAAGAAATACGATGAATGGTGTAAGAATCAAAACATGGCCTGCTTCCCTTTCTGGCATTGCCTCTGATATGCATTTTGAGAacatttacatgaaaaatgtCAGCAATCCCATCATCATAGATCAAGTGTATTGCCCATGGAATCAATGCAAAGCACaggtaattatataatataaaactagtGTCAATTTATTATCTTGATGTTCAAAGTTGAAGAAATATTACTtatattgtatgtatttttattgtgttTCTCGATTCTAGATTCCCTCGAAGATTAAGATCAGCAAGGTTAGCTTCAAGAACATACGAGGCACCTCTCAAACTAAGGAGGCCGTCAAGCTTCTTTGTAGCAAAGCAATACCATGTGAGAATGTGGAGATTAGTGACATAGACCTCGCATACCAGGGAAGCGATGGCCCTGCGACATCTCAATGTACTAATGTTAATCCTACTATTTTGGGCAGACAGAATCCTCCTGCTTGTACTTTGAAATAAACTTGCTACCTaattaaaagttatatatatatatatattacacacacacacatttggtgcatattataattaattacaatcatattatataaatagttaCGTTGTACAATCTTTCTTtggctctttaattttttttttttttttatttgttacctCCTTTCcatctcttcttcaattttgtttttgtgATCTATGATGGTCGTTCATTTTAGGAACCATTTTTACTTTCTTGATTTTTTGGGTTTCTCGTTCAAAAGAATGAAATGTGCATGGGATGCTTATGTGGAGGCAGCTAGCTGTTGGTTTATCTCtccattttgtttctttttacttattttttcttctttgatgtCGACTTAAATCAACTATCTATTTCGGATTTCCTCTAATTTTAAGACCCATACTTAAATCCACTTTCTATAGATAACACAACTACAAAGAATTAGGCATACGGTGCTAGGCACGTGCCTTGCACATGCAGGCTATGCTAGTACTATTTTATAATAGCATTGAAAAAATACAGTAATTTTTGGAAAGGACGCTTCTATTGTGCGGCCCGGCCAGCTTTTACCGCTAGGCGTACCAGCTAATGCAAtatcacttttttcaaataatattttgtaaacatttgttgttttaaaatacaaattcactagttgtaacttttttaaatatttaaaaaaattaaaattaaaattaaaatacactagCGGTCAAACTGACCAAGAGCAAATTGATCagaaatatttctctttctgAAAAAATGTTAATTCAACAGTACTACCACTACCGAAAAGATTGCCACTCGACAAATATGGCAAACTTTCATTCTTGCTTTTGATCACATTAATTCCACAATCCGAAAGACTTTTTTATTGGGTGGTGATTTTGTCTCCATCTATATCACTAATTCTCTTTAATTTGACtgctgtgaaaaaaaaaaaaataaagaaaaaaaggaaaagattaaTGTTCCTCGTGATAAATACAATTACATGCAAAttatgggttaaaaaaaaaaaaaaactgaatggGCTATTGTGAGCAAATAAAGTAAAATCAACGAGTCAAAATTGATTGATCCAGAcatctatttttagattttaaaattgtttttaagtttAAACGATAACATTTAGAGCTTTGTTACGTATAAACAAATTTACATATTGATCtacgtattaatattattatctttatattcaaaattttaattagtactattttcattaaaatctgaCTTTCTAACTAATCACTTTGGATACATATACATATTATTACATAAAATcacttataactagatttttcctaacATTTATTTGGAGAAGTACTTGAAGCTAGTCCAAATTTGCCAATTGACTTATAACGTCAAGGTGTCAGCTCATGTAAGATCATCACATCAACAAATTTATAATGCTAAAACTGCCTACGTTAATATATAATGCATTAATTTCGGTCTAgacatattaattaatatgagaaattctatttatcatcatttttgtAAGCATAATCTCAACATCTATATTAATGTAACattaaattatgagaaattttatttacagtccCCATTTGAAGACTATAATATGCAGACcctttattaaagaaaaaaaaaatatcattttaaaaggaatattttagtaattttaaaaaattttaaaaataaaattagctaTGCCTGTATTACagtctccaaataaaaactgtatataatattactcttaaatTATTAGCTCACATGTAAAAGGTAACAAACAGTCTATaatcattaaatatcacatcaTTGATCAATAAGGAAATATATAATAGTTCAAGGGTTGGTGGGTAATATTACTCttatagtaatattttagtCTTGATTGGCAATTAAATGGAGAGAAAGCGGCTTGACGTATTTAGAGAAGAGGAATTctacacatcatcctacaccacacactttatatattttaatattattttttatttttattattttttattttattttattcttattaaactaattgagttattctatttgtcattcatacactatatatttattataaaaagtgGCTTGATGTATTTACTTTGTCAGCACTTTGGCCTCGTTTGTTCACTACAAGTAATTCAGtcttttgcaacaatttttataGTGTTGCAAATAAATTCACTGCCAAAGGAGATTAATTACAACAAGCATCCAATTCGCTACAGCTTCTAACATATATGTATTTGAAAATCCTTTTGCAGCAATTGTAACTCCTAATGTGACAGAAAAATGCGCTGCAAAAAGTGAAAAACTTCTTGCAACGTTTACAATCATTGTAATTGCGTTTAAATGATAGATGATGGAGCGTCAAAATGCCCGAAAATAAGAATTTCCCCCTTCGATTTTACACTGTACACTTCCAAATGCAGACTTCTTCCCCAACTTCTTCTTCCCCATTTTCTCTCCACGTACCTGCACATTAAGCaaaactcactcaaaaatgttTCTACACAGTTGTCGTCTTCCACCGAAAACCACCACTAATAGCAATGCCCCCATCGATTTGGCACCGCAAAAGGTATTATGCTACATTTCCTCTTAGTTCGATAAATACCAATTTCCTGTGAGAAGTAGACGGTAGCAACCTTTTCCAGTTCAAAAATCAAGCTTGAAGACATTTCCTAAGCTGCCAGTCGACATCAAGTAAGacccttttcttttctgattGCAAACGGTTTGCCAATTGGCCTCCTTGTTGTCTTCTCCTCCACTCAATTGTAGCCAATTAACATAGGTaagatactctttttttttcttcttcttcttaatgaAAACGTTTAGGTCAAGTAGaaattagtatttatttttaacattttactcAAGTTGTTTGGCTAAAGTAATTAACCAATATTGTCGTTGAAACAAGGGTGGTTTTCTCTTCCAATTTCCCCATAAGTTGCCTATGTGTTTGTGTATGTATCGTGTAACTGTAACCatataatgtaaattaaaaaaatcacaataattac
This genomic interval from Carya illinoinensis cultivar Pawnee chromosome 10, C.illinoinensisPawnee_v1, whole genome shotgun sequence contains the following:
- the LOC122278394 gene encoding polygalacturonase-like; protein product: MGLKLNIATLLVLLIFTTSAANAQPTVFNVVKKYGGKVNEDITLPLTNAWKDACATQGGSKVVVPAGTYRLGPVQLNGPCKSPIELKVRGTLQAPGDLSFFKWGSWVSFLRVDQLTLSGNGTFDGQGKSVWGKYGGALPINIRFDFITNSIIRGITSLDSKQFHLHVFACKNVTLLHLNIRAPGDSPNTDGIHMGRSTRIRIIDSKIGTGDDCISLGDGNQDILIQKVTCGPGHGISIGSLGRYENEEPVVGVKVLDCKLRNTMNGVRIKTWPASLSGIASDMHFENIYMKNVSNPIIIDQVYCPWNQCKAQIPSKIKISKVSFKNIRGTSQTKEAVKLLCSKAIPCENVEISDIDLAYQGSDGPATSQCTNVNPTILGRQNPPACTLK